The nucleotide window CCGTTGGACAGAACTTCTTGGGGAAGTTTTAATGAGTTAAGAGAAAAAACAGACAAAGATGCTTTGGCAATTTTGAAGCAAGCGTCCAAAAATCCTGCTTTCAAATCGAACACTGACGAAGGGAGAGCAATAAGTCTTTTCAAGACGATTATGGATACCGTTGCACGCAATAAGGCAGGAATAGCTCCTTTGAAACCATATTTGGCTAAAATTGATAACGTGAAAAACATTAAGGATTTACAAAAGGTTTTGGTTGAGTTGGAACCTGTTTTTCCTGCTGGTTTTTTTGGTGTGAGAATTGCGGCTGACAAAAAGGACAGTAATAAAAACATCTTAAATGTAGCGCCGGGAAGTCTGGGATTGCCAGACAAAGATTATTATTCATCTGTGGATAAGGATTCTAAAGAGAAAAAAGAAAAATACGAACAGCATGTTGCCAGAATGCTTCAACTTATAGGAGAAAATCAGGAGCAGGCTAAAGGTAACGCTTCCAGAATTTTGGCTTTGGAAACAGCACTATCCAGTTCTCGATTGGATAGAGTAGAACGAAGAGATGCTCGTTTGCAAAACAATCCAATGACTGTTGCCGATTTGCAAAAAATGACACCCGCAATAGAGTGGAATTCTTATTTTTTAGGTTTAGGGTTTAAAAAATTAGATACCATAAATGTTTTGCAACCCAGATACATGAAAGCGTTGCAGGCAATATTTACAGAAAACAAAGTTGCCGATTGGAAGGCATATCTGAAATGGACTATTCTTAATGCAACCGCCAAAGAGTTATCCAATAATGTAGAAGCCGCCAATTTTGATTTTTATGGAAAAACCTTAACGGGCGCAATCAAAGAAAGACCAAGAGATGACAGAGCTTTGCAGGTTATCAACACAACGATAGGGGAAACATTGGGAAAATTATATGTTGAAAAAATGTTTCCGGCTGAAGCCAAAGAAAAAGCAAACCTAATGATCAAAAATATCGTTTTGGCTTATCAGAACCGTATTCAGAATTTGCCTTGGATGTCACCAGAAACTAAGATTAAAGCAATCCAAAAATTGAAAACGATTAATCCAAAAATTGGATATCCTGATAAATGGAAGGATTATAGTGCATTGGTGATAAAAAATCCGGCAGAAGGCGGTAGTTATTTTGAAAATATGAGGAATTGCAGCCGTTGGAATTTCAAAACCGACATGGATAAACTTTCAAAACCAGTTGATAAAACAGAATGGCACATGTCTCCGCAAACTGTAAATGCGTATTACAATCCGTCGTATAATGAAATTGTATTTCCGGCTGCTATTTTGCAACCGCCATTTTACAATTACAAAGCAGACGAGGCTGTAAACTATGGAGGTATCGGAGCTGTAATTGGTCATGAAATATCTCATGGATTTGATGATTCCGGAGCCCGTTTCAACGCTGAAGGAAACCTTGTGAATTGGTGGACTGATGAAGATTTAAAACAATTTACTGCATTAGGAAGTTTACTCGCCAATCAATACAGTGCTTTGGAGCCACTTCCGGGAATCCATGTGGACGGGAAGTTTACTCTTGGTGAAAACATTGGAGATTTGGGAGGTGTAAATGCCGCTTATGATGGTTTGCAGTTGTTTTTGAAACCTAATAAAAACCCAGGATTAATTGATGGATATACACCAGAACAACGTTTCTTTATTTCTTGGGCTACAGTTTGGAGAACAAAAATGCGTGACGAAGCTATAAAAAGCCAAGTTAAAACAGATCCGCATACCCCAGGAATGTATCGAGCTTATGTACCAATTCAGAACGTTGATGCTTTTTATCAGGCATTCGACATAAAACAGGGTGATGGAATGTATGTTACTCCAGAGAAAAGAGTCAAGATTTGGTAATAGATTTATGATTTTTAAAAACAAAATCCCACTTGTCGTTTTGACAAATGGGATTTTGTTTTTTTAGGTTTGAACGTGTTTATTACTTAACCACTAGAACTAGAATTATTTCAATAAATACTCCTGCATAAATCGTATCGTAGCAAGGCGTTGATAATCGATATTTGCTTTCTTTTTAAAGCCGTGACCTTCGTCTTTGGCTTCAAGATACCAAACGGTGTTGCCTTGCGCTTTTAGTTTGTCTCTCATTTGAATAGCTTCTGTTACAGGAACTCTAGGGTCATTTTTCCCTTGAATGATAAACATTGGCTTTTTGATTTTGTCGGTATTGTTCAAAGGAGCCATTTTATCGAAAAATGCTGCCATTTTTTCGTCTCTTTCATCGCCATATTCGACTCTTCTTAAATCCCTACGATATTCCTCGGTATTTTTTAGAAAAGTATTGAAATTGGAGATTCCAACAATATCAACAGAACATTTTAATTTGTCGGCAAAATGATAGGCCGTTGCGAGAGTCATGTAACCACCATAGCTTCCGCCCATAATCATTATTCTGTCTTTGTCTAATTCGGGTTGGAGTGCAATCCAGTCCAGTAACGCTCCAATATCTTTTACAGAATCCTCTCTGAGAAATCCATTGTCTTTTGCCAAAAATGTTTTTCCAAAACCAGCGGAACCTCGAACATTTGGAAAAATTATGGAAATTCCCATTTCATTTGTGTAATAATTACTGGCACCCAAAAACGAAGCTTGTGACTGTGCTTCGGGACCGCCATGGATATTGATAAGAACGGGTCTTTTTCCTGTGAATTTTGGTGAGGCAGGATAATAAAAACCTGAAATCGTTAAATTATCAAAGCTTTTCCATTCTATGAATTTGGGAGTAGCCATATCAGATTGTTGCATTTCGCCAAGTTCACTTTCAGTCCACTGTTCAATTTTACCGCTTTTTAAGTTTAATTTAAAGACATCTGAGGAAGTTTGGGCTGTCGATTCAGAAAAGAAAATGTTCTCATTGTTTTTGGTAAAATCAACATTTCCAATTAGTCCTATCGGAATATTTTTAATTTCCTGATAAGATTTGTCAGCAGTATTCATAAGATACATTTTGTTTCTGCCTGCTTCATTGGTTACAAACACGATCTTTTTTTTGTCTTCAGAAATAGAATATTGTTCTACGTTCCAAGGAATTTTGGAAGTATAATACGTTATTTTTTTTGTTGATAAATTTAGCGTAGCCAATCGTGCAAATTCATTGTCGCGGTCGGTTACAAACCAAATTTCGTCTTGTTTATCGCTATATTTTGCATTGGTTTGAACAATGTTTTTTGATTTTCGGTCTGTAATTTCTGTTAGTTTGCCAGTTTCGGTGTCCAAAGCCCATAAATGGGATTCGTTTGCCGAAATATATTCGCTAACCAATAACTGTTTATTGTCTTTTGAAATATCCTCAATTCCCCAGCCACCACCTTTTACCTCAAGAATAAGCTTGTTTGAGGCTGGATTGTTTGGATCCATGTAATAAATATCCCTGTCTCCACCGTTTCTTTTGGTAGAGGAATAATAAAATCCTTTTCCGTCTTTGCGCCAAGTCACACCTCCGTTTTGCGATTTTCCTCCATCGGTTAGTAAGGTTGACTGCAGTGTTTTTAAATCCAATTTGAATAATTGTCCAAATTCATTACCGCCAATATCTTTGGAATAAATAAGATATTCCCCTTTGATAGGTTCATACGAAGCACCACTTACAGGCTCGTCAAAAAATGTAATTTGTTTTCTTGCACCCATCGGCATTGACACAAGATGCAATTGTGAAGTAGAACCAAATCGGGTGTTGATTATGATTTCGTTTTTTAAAGGATGAATTTCGGCTAAACTGGCGCCTCTTGCCTCCGAATATTTTTTAACCTGTCCAGCCAACTCACTCGGAATTGAGGCTATGTTTTCGGTTATTAAATTTTCATTTGGCGAGACATAATTTTGTTTTTGCTGCGCAGAGACAAATGATAATCCAATGAAAGTGGGGACTAATACGAAAAATTTGATTTTCATAAATTACTTTAGATTAAGGTTAGTATTATAATTTTTCTTTTTATACATCGCATAATTAATGAGATACAGGCCAATTAAGGTTATGCTTCCGCCAAAGACAATTGCCATCGTTAATGGCTCATCAAAAATGAGAGCTCCCAAAATAACTGCGACTATCGGGTTCATATAAGCATAAAGACTGCTCAATTCTGTTGGGAGTTTTTGCAGTGCATAAATAAAAGCAATAAAAGTCAATATTGAACCAAAGATAACCAAATAAGCAATTGACCACCAGGAATTTGCAGGAATTTCTGAAATTCTGATTCCTGTTCCTGTAGCACCAATCATCGCATAGAGAAGAATACTGGAAATAAACATTTGTAATCCCAAGCTAAAATACGGATTAAAACTCGCGGCTTTTTTCTTGGTATATAAAGTGCCAAAAGCCCAAGTAATTGTTGCTGCTATCGATAGAACTATTCCAAATCGAAAATTGGGTTGCAAAAAATCAAGAAGATGCTCATAAAAAACGACACAAACGCCACCAAAACAAACCAAGATTCCAAAAACGGCCAATCTGGTAATTCTTTCGCCTTTAAAAATGCTAATAAATACAATCCACACAGGGACCATCGCCCCAATGATAGCTCCCAATCCACTGCTAATGAATTTAACACCCCAAGTACTGAGGCCATTACTTAAAACAAAATTGAGCAAACTTAGAATGATGATGCTTTTCCATTGTTTTCCTTTGGGCCAAGGCGTTTTTTTTAAGATAAAGAAACACAAATAAAGAATTCCTGCAATAAATTGTCTCGTGGCGGCGACCTGCAGACCCGGCATGTGTGATACCGCTTCTTTGGAAGCCAACCAAGTAGTTCCCCAAAAAAAGCTCACCCAGCATAAGGCCAAAATAGGCAGTCCAATGGATTGTATTTTTGATTTAAAGGCAGTCTTAATTTTTGTTCTCAATTTATTTAAAGATAGTTTTTAATAAAACCATAGTTCAAAACCTTTTCGATATTGTGACTTAAAATCAACTTTTTAACAGAAGGTTCAGAATGGATAAACTGAGGTAAAGATAAGGCTAATTCAGTTGCTTTTTGTGTATAATATGCTTCTCTTGTTGGATGAAATGGGCATACGCCGTTGTAAATTTCGTTCCAGGAATTTAATGCGATGATTTTAAGGATAATACCAATGCAATCTTCCTGATGAATAAAATTGATGGGCGATTTCGGGTTTTCCAGATTTTGTTTTCCTGCTAAAAAATGAATTGGATTTCGGTCTTCGCCAATGAGTCCGCCAAAACGGAGAACCGTTGTTTTGAAATTGGAGTTCATTTGCAAAAGCATTTCGGCTTCCAATAATTGTTTACCGCTTTCGGTATCGGGTTTTGGAGGGGTTTCTTCGGTGATTGTTCCAGTGATTTCTCCATAAACCGATGTTGAACTCACAAAGAGCACATTCTCGACAGTTGATTTCTGGATATAAGGAATAAGTGTTTTTATTTTTTCGACAAAAATCTTTTCATTCGCAGTTGAAGCATCGTTGTTTTTTCCTCTTAATTGAGGCGGAATGTCGATAATTAAAGTTTCACTTCCATCGAGAAAGTCTGCAATAGTATTTCCATATTCGACTCCTCCATTGGAGAGGGTTGGGGTGAGGTTTATCAAAAATGGGGCGATGCCTGCCGACTTTAATGCCTGAAGTTTGCTTTCAGATGTAGTAGAACCTTTTACCGAAAAACCATTTGTTAGTAAGGCTTTCGCCAAAGGAAAACCCAGCCAACCGCAACCCAATATGCTAATTTGTGCCATTTGTACTTTGTAAATAGTTCTGCTGTTGGCAAAAGAACAAAATTTTTCTCAAGGTTTTTCCAATTGAATTCTCGCAAAGACGCAGAGGCGCAAAGTTTTGAGTCATTTTCTTTGCGCCTTCGCGTCTTTGCGAGAAAAAACAGCTATTAATTCACTTTCAATGTGTCTTTTGCTGCCTTTGGATTTTCGTTTATTATTGGTTTTAATACCGCAGGATTTACTACCGGAGCAATCACTTTCGGGGTTTTTCTTATTTTTTGAGAAATGATAACTGCATCGTTTAGGATAAAAGGAGTAGGCATCATCCAAGTTTCCCTTGGAGTCATCGAAAACAGCGGATTAGTCATTAAATCAAATGAACTCTCCATTACATCCATATCGAGAACTGTTGCTTTGTTTATAATGAATTGCAATACCAAAGGCTCATTGTTGACCACATAATAGCTCAACAGTTTTTGACCGTTTCGATCCAATTCTGTTCCTTCTTGTCCCAAAGTAGTTGCTCCATTTGCCTTGAAATTGTAAAAACGCATAATTTCATTAGCAAAAATGTCATAGCGGTTTACTTTTCGGTTTGGCGTGATTTGTATTTTCAAATATCTTTTGGAATCCACCACGCTGTCTCGTAGAAAAGTAATGCTTGGTCCGGCAATGACTTTCTGCGGCGCTTCTGCACAATAAGTAAATTCTGAATTGTATTTACTGAACAGCTTCAACTTATTGAAAATTTTTGCTCCTTTCGGGTTTTCGCCCAAATACCCTTTTGTCCAAGAATCGAGATTGGTATCATAGGTTAGCCAATATGATTTGTTGGTATTTGCATTATGGAGATAAACCAAACTGTTGGATTTGGCTTGACCCGATTCATAACCTGAATGGTATTGTGCTTTCGCAAAAAAGAGGACAGCCGCTAATAAGAACAATAATGACCAACTTCCTTTTTTGACATAATCTCCAAAAAGAGGCAAAAGCAATCCAAATAGCAAAACGGTCAAAATCGCGCTTCCAAACAACACTTTCAGTCCCAAACCAACCGGAAACATTACGATAAACGGAGCAACAATCAGCAAGGCAGGAATACCCAAAATGAGGTTTACAATCCAATTTGATTTTTGGGTGAAAACAAAAATGGCAAAGGCAACCAGTCCAAAATATACTGGAATAATAAGGAATCCTGCACCACGTAAACTATCGGCAAGGAATGCATTTAAAACAATCCAAAACAATAAGGGAGCCACATAATGTATCATTGTGACTTTTGGTTTGGAAGCAACTTTATAAAAGAAAAAACAAATCGAAATACTCAACAATACAAAAGAGGCAATGTAATCGTGTCCGTTGTAAGTGAATCCGTTGAGAAGGTCATTGTATTGCGAATTCAATATCAACAATCCCTGCCAACCATAATAAGTGATTAAACTACTTACAATCAAAGCACCCAAGAGCGGAAAAAATCCTTTCATAATTTCTCTTATCTTCAGCATTCTTTTGGCTTTCGCCAAAAATATCAAAACAAGTAGCAAACCGGCGGCGATCAATGTCATTGGCATTACCCAGGAAAATGGATAACTGATAAACGTAAACGGAATCGTAAAATAAACATCATCGGTTGTCGAAGCCGTGGCGTTCAAATCAGCATTAGAGAAATAATTTAGCAATGGCATCAAATACGAACCTTGATGTTTCAAGCTGTTTTTGTCCAAATGCGCTGCATCGTCCTGTTGCGTATGGTAATTAAAATGTCCGTCGATAAAAGCAAAATTAAATCCCTGAATATCGCCTTGTTCTCTAAAAACGGTTAAATCGGTATCATTCGGCAACATTTTATAAATGCTGTACATCAACGAATTTGAAACCGGATACGATACACCGGCTTTTGAAAATGCAGCAACCAAACCTGCATTTCCTTTGTTGGTTTCCATCAGCATATAACTCGGCCCCGATGAACCGCGGGCTTCAAAATTCAATACCAATCCTATTTCTTTGGCCCATTGGTGTTCAGTAACAAAAAGAGCGGCACCATTCAAGCCCAATTCTTCGGCATCGGTAAACAAAATAATGATATCGTTTTGATGTTTGGTTTTTGCATTCAAAAAGGCACGTACGCCTTCCAAAATTGTCGCCACGCCCGAGGCATCATCACTTGCTCCGTGCGAAAAAGAATGTGGTGCGCTGTCATAATGCGAGAGTAACAGCAATGCTTTACCATCTTTGGAACCCTTAATGCGACACATAATGTTTTTGGATTTCACCAAATTTCCCCAATCAGTCAGTGTGTAACCTTCCTGAACAGTTGCCTGTAAACCCAGTTTTTTGAGTTCGCGGATAATGTAACCGCCCACAACTTCGTGGTTTTGAGTTCCTACATAATGGGGTTGTTTGGCAATCGAATTAACGTGTTCCAAAGCCCTGCTGGTTGAAAATTCCGTTATTTTATTTTCCTCGCCAGCTGAC belongs to Flavobacterium gilvum and includes:
- a CDS encoding M13 family metallopeptidase yields the protein MNNVLIKRLFFVIPALIWVSESQAQSVAKKIEPGINVSYMDKNAKPNDNFFRFVNGAWLDKTEIPLDRTSWGSFNELREKTDKDALAILKQASKNPAFKSNTDEGRAISLFKTIMDTVARNKAGIAPLKPYLAKIDNVKNIKDLQKVLVELEPVFPAGFFGVRIAADKKDSNKNILNVAPGSLGLPDKDYYSSVDKDSKEKKEKYEQHVARMLQLIGENQEQAKGNASRILALETALSSSRLDRVERRDARLQNNPMTVADLQKMTPAIEWNSYFLGLGFKKLDTINVLQPRYMKALQAIFTENKVADWKAYLKWTILNATAKELSNNVEAANFDFYGKTLTGAIKERPRDDRALQVINTTIGETLGKLYVEKMFPAEAKEKANLMIKNIVLAYQNRIQNLPWMSPETKIKAIQKLKTINPKIGYPDKWKDYSALVIKNPAEGGSYFENMRNCSRWNFKTDMDKLSKPVDKTEWHMSPQTVNAYYNPSYNEIVFPAAILQPPFYNYKADEAVNYGGIGAVIGHEISHGFDDSGARFNAEGNLVNWWTDEDLKQFTALGSLLANQYSALEPLPGIHVDGKFTLGENIGDLGGVNAAYDGLQLFLKPNKNPGLIDGYTPEQRFFISWATVWRTKMRDEAIKSQVKTDPHTPGMYRAYVPIQNVDAFYQAFDIKQGDGMYVTPEKRVKIW
- a CDS encoding S9 family peptidase translates to MKIKFFVLVPTFIGLSFVSAQQKQNYVSPNENLITENIASIPSELAGQVKKYSEARGASLAEIHPLKNEIIINTRFGSTSQLHLVSMPMGARKQITFFDEPVSGASYEPIKGEYLIYSKDIGGNEFGQLFKLDLKTLQSTLLTDGGKSQNGGVTWRKDGKGFYYSSTKRNGGDRDIYYMDPNNPASNKLILEVKGGGWGIEDISKDNKQLLVSEYISANESHLWALDTETGKLTEITDRKSKNIVQTNAKYSDKQDEIWFVTDRDNEFARLATLNLSTKKITYYTSKIPWNVEQYSISEDKKKIVFVTNEAGRNKMYLMNTADKSYQEIKNIPIGLIGNVDFTKNNENIFFSESTAQTSSDVFKLNLKSGKIEQWTESELGEMQQSDMATPKFIEWKSFDNLTISGFYYPASPKFTGKRPVLINIHGGPEAQSQASFLGASNYYTNEMGISIIFPNVRGSAGFGKTFLAKDNGFLREDSVKDIGALLDWIALQPELDKDRIMIMGGSYGGYMTLATAYHFADKLKCSVDIVGISNFNTFLKNTEEYRRDLRRVEYGDERDEKMAAFFDKMAPLNNTDKIKKPMFIIQGKNDPRVPVTEAIQMRDKLKAQGNTVWYLEAKDEGHGFKKKANIDYQRLATIRFMQEYLLK
- a CDS encoding DMT family transporter, yielding MRTKIKTAFKSKIQSIGLPILALCWVSFFWGTTWLASKEAVSHMPGLQVAATRQFIAGILYLCFFILKKTPWPKGKQWKSIIILSLLNFVLSNGLSTWGVKFISSGLGAIIGAMVPVWIVFISIFKGERITRLAVFGILVCFGGVCVVFYEHLLDFLQPNFRFGIVLSIAATITWAFGTLYTKKKAASFNPYFSLGLQMFISSILLYAMIGATGTGIRISEIPANSWWSIAYLVIFGSILTFIAFIYALQKLPTELSSLYAYMNPIVAVILGALIFDEPLTMAIVFGGSITLIGLYLINYAMYKKKNYNTNLNLK
- a CDS encoding NAD-dependent epimerase/dehydratase family protein; this translates as MAQISILGCGWLGFPLAKALLTNGFSVKGSTTSESKLQALKSAGIAPFLINLTPTLSNGGVEYGNTIADFLDGSETLIIDIPPQLRGKNNDASTANEKIFVEKIKTLIPYIQKSTVENVLFVSSTSVYGEITGTITEETPPKPDTESGKQLLEAEMLLQMNSNFKTTVLRFGGLIGEDRNPIHFLAGKQNLENPKSPINFIHQEDCIGIILKIIALNSWNEIYNGVCPFHPTREAYYTQKATELALSLPQFIHSEPSVKKLILSHNIEKVLNYGFIKNYL
- a CDS encoding M20/M25/M40 family metallo-hydrolase — protein: MKKNYSSIISVVIILGILGLLFATLMPSWSAGEENKITEFSTSRALEHVNSIAKQPHYVGTQNHEVVGGYIIRELKKLGLQATVQEGYTLTDWGNLVKSKNIMCRIKGSKDGKALLLLSHYDSAPHSFSHGASDDASGVATILEGVRAFLNAKTKHQNDIIILFTDAEELGLNGAALFVTEHQWAKEIGLVLNFEARGSSGPSYMLMETNKGNAGLVAAFSKAGVSYPVSNSLMYSIYKMLPNDTDLTVFREQGDIQGFNFAFIDGHFNYHTQQDDAAHLDKNSLKHQGSYLMPLLNYFSNADLNATASTTDDVYFTIPFTFISYPFSWVMPMTLIAAGLLLVLIFLAKAKRMLKIREIMKGFFPLLGALIVSSLITYYGWQGLLILNSQYNDLLNGFTYNGHDYIASFVLLSISICFFFYKVASKPKVTMIHYVAPLLFWIVLNAFLADSLRGAGFLIIPVYFGLVAFAIFVFTQKSNWIVNLILGIPALLIVAPFIVMFPVGLGLKVLFGSAILTVLLFGLLLPLFGDYVKKGSWSLLFLLAAVLFFAKAQYHSGYESGQAKSNSLVYLHNANTNKSYWLTYDTNLDSWTKGYLGENPKGAKIFNKLKLFSKYNSEFTYCAEAPQKVIAGPSITFLRDSVVDSKRYLKIQITPNRKVNRYDIFANEIMRFYNFKANGATTLGQEGTELDRNGQKLLSYYVVNNEPLVLQFIINKATVLDMDVMESSFDLMTNPLFSMTPRETWMMPTPFILNDAVIISQKIRKTPKVIAPVVNPAVLKPIINENPKAAKDTLKVN